A genome region from Geobacter pickeringii includes the following:
- a CDS encoding DVU_1553 family AMP-dependent CoA ligase, producing MIALTPLEPWIRATVRIDRHTTGGAFDEALKAYQLQRVNEVIGYARRSSPFYRRHLAPLPVTPLSSLSDIPRIPFTTPADVASDPSRFLAVRQDDIARIVTLRTSGSTGESKRLFFTEEDLELTVDFFHHGMSTLVRPGQKVAVLLPGETPDSVGDLLARGLQRMDVQASVLGPVADPHRAAESIASSGAHCIVGIPTQVLAVARSTVGAAMGNGRIESVLLSTDYVPQSIAETLEDVWGCRVFTHYGMTEMGLGGGVECEARDGYHLREADLYFEVVDPETGEVSPDGTIGEVVFTTLTRRGMPLIRYRTGDIARIMRQPCPCGSVLRRMERVKGRWSGAIRLDPDCILTLPAIDEELFRLPDLLDYRVTVSKGSGGRRQLHFDVHGAEGGSLTACKVLERLNEVQALRKCMDNGELAIPSVRFSADGRWTTTGVAKRKIITAGDSAVTQNRAV from the coding sequence ATGATCGCTCTCACCCCCCTCGAACCATGGATCAGGGCCACGGTCCGCATCGACCGCCACACGACGGGCGGTGCCTTTGATGAAGCGCTCAAGGCCTACCAGCTCCAGAGGGTGAACGAGGTTATCGGCTACGCCCGTCGCAGCTCACCCTTTTACCGTCGCCATCTGGCCCCCTTACCCGTTACCCCTTTGTCTTCTCTCTCCGACATACCCCGAATTCCCTTTACGACACCGGCGGACGTCGCCAGCGACCCATCCCGTTTTCTGGCGGTGCGTCAGGACGACATAGCCCGAATCGTCACGCTCCGTACCTCGGGGAGCACCGGTGAGTCCAAGAGGCTTTTTTTCACCGAAGAGGACCTGGAACTGACGGTGGATTTCTTCCACCACGGCATGTCGACCCTTGTCCGGCCGGGACAGAAGGTGGCGGTTCTCCTCCCCGGAGAGACCCCGGACAGCGTTGGGGATCTCCTCGCGCGGGGGCTTCAGAGGATGGATGTCCAGGCATCCGTGCTGGGCCCGGTGGCGGACCCCCACCGTGCCGCCGAATCAATCGCTTCCAGCGGTGCCCACTGTATTGTGGGCATTCCCACGCAGGTCCTCGCCGTTGCCCGCTCAACCGTGGGGGCGGCGATGGGGAACGGGCGCATCGAGAGCGTCCTGTTGAGCACCGACTACGTGCCGCAGTCGATCGCCGAGACCCTGGAGGATGTCTGGGGGTGCCGGGTGTTCACCCATTACGGCATGACCGAGATGGGGCTTGGGGGGGGTGTCGAGTGCGAGGCCCGGGATGGCTATCACCTGAGGGAGGCCGATCTCTACTTCGAGGTGGTTGATCCCGAAACCGGCGAGGTGAGCCCCGACGGCACCATCGGCGAGGTGGTCTTTACGACTCTCACGAGACGTGGCATGCCGCTCATACGCTATAGAACCGGCGACATCGCCCGCATCATGCGTCAACCCTGTCCCTGTGGGAGCGTGCTGAGGCGGATGGAGCGCGTCAAAGGGCGGTGGAGCGGTGCGATACGGCTTGACCCGGATTGTATCCTGACTCTTCCCGCCATTGACGAGGAACTCTTCCGGCTTCCGGATCTGCTCGACTACCGGGTGACGGTATCAAAGGGGAGTGGAGGTCGGCGTCAGTTGCACTTCGACGTCCACGGGGCGGAAGGCGGGAGTCTGACGGCGTGCAAGGTTCTCGAAAGGTTGAACGAGGTTCAGGCCCTGCGCAAATGCATGGACAATGGGGAACTGGCGATACCTTCCGTGCGTTTTTCGGCAGACGGCCGCTGGACCACAACCGGTGTCGCAAAAAGAAAGATAATTACCGCTGGTGATTCGGCAGTCACGCAGAATCGAGCGGTTTAA
- the trsS gene encoding radical SAM (seleno)protein TrsS, whose protein sequence is MEEVNLNITESVCPVCLRRIDATRVLEGDEVFQLKGCGEHGSFKTLIWRGEPSMAQWRRPKAPVHPEVCYGAVDRGCPFDCGLCADHRQLPCSVLLEVTQRCNLQCAVCFADAGCSPTEDPSLEHIAWQLERALAAAGSCNLQLSGGEPTLRDDLPEIIEIARRVGFSFIQVNTNGIRLAADKNYTSRLRAAGLSSVFLQFDGVDDGVYRTLRGDALLDRKLQAIRNAGDAGLGVVLVPTLVRGVNTGSIGAIVRQALQLAPAVRGIHFQPVSYFGRFPDHHGDEGRFTLPELMRCMELQTEGLLTVADFSPPGGEHAHCSLHATYINSADGGLRPLGAVESDSCCSTDCDGGGIGRTVKTMSRRWSLPEGAKPEQATACCCGSKPEPVRVEGPIDLDLFLKGIAARSFTISAMAFQDADNLDMERLRGCCISVISADGRLIPFCAYNLTGRDGKSLYRNRNGSEGV, encoded by the coding sequence ATGGAAGAGGTGAACCTGAACATAACCGAAAGCGTCTGCCCTGTCTGTCTCAGGAGGATCGACGCGACACGGGTGCTCGAAGGTGACGAAGTCTTTCAGCTAAAGGGGTGCGGGGAGCACGGTTCCTTCAAGACCCTCATCTGGCGCGGCGAGCCCTCCATGGCCCAGTGGCGGAGGCCAAAGGCACCCGTTCATCCCGAGGTCTGCTATGGGGCCGTTGACAGGGGGTGCCCCTTCGACTGCGGCCTCTGTGCCGACCACAGGCAGCTCCCCTGTTCCGTCCTCCTCGAAGTGACGCAGCGGTGCAACCTGCAGTGCGCCGTCTGTTTTGCCGATGCCGGCTGCAGTCCGACAGAGGACCCCTCGTTGGAGCACATCGCATGGCAGCTGGAACGGGCTCTGGCGGCGGCAGGCTCGTGCAATCTCCAGCTGTCAGGCGGCGAGCCGACCCTGCGGGACGACCTTCCGGAGATCATCGAGATTGCGCGCCGGGTCGGCTTTTCCTTCATCCAGGTCAACACGAACGGCATCCGGCTTGCCGCGGACAAGAACTACACAAGCCGGCTCCGGGCGGCTGGCCTCTCGTCGGTCTTCCTTCAGTTCGACGGGGTCGATGATGGGGTTTACCGCACCTTGAGGGGGGACGCGCTCCTGGACCGGAAGCTCCAGGCAATACGGAACGCCGGCGATGCCGGGCTCGGCGTTGTCCTCGTCCCGACCCTCGTGAGGGGGGTAAACACCGGCTCCATCGGGGCCATCGTGCGGCAGGCGCTGCAACTGGCCCCCGCCGTGCGGGGGATCCATTTCCAGCCGGTCAGCTATTTCGGCCGTTTCCCTGACCACCATGGCGACGAAGGGCGCTTTACCCTCCCCGAGCTGATGAGGTGCATGGAGTTGCAGACGGAGGGGCTTCTCACGGTGGCGGATTTTTCCCCCCCGGGGGGCGAACACGCCCACTGTTCCTTGCATGCCACCTACATAAATTCGGCCGATGGCGGCCTGAGACCGCTCGGGGCAGTGGAGAGCGACAGCTGCTGTTCGACGGATTGCGACGGCGGCGGGATCGGCAGGACCGTGAAAACCATGTCACGCCGCTGGAGCCTGCCGGAGGGGGCGAAACCGGAACAGGCCACCGCCTGCTGCTGCGGGAGCAAGCCGGAGCCGGTGCGGGTTGAAGGCCCCATTGACCTGGATCTGTTTCTCAAGGGGATCGCTGCCAGGAGCTTCACCATATCCGCCATGGCCTTCCAGGATGCGGACAACCTGGATATGGAGCGGCTCAGGGGGTGCTGCATATCGGTCATATCCGCCGACGGCAGGCTGATCCCGTTCTGTGCCTACAATCTGACGGGCAGAGACGGAAAAAGCCTCTACCGCAACCGGAACGGATCGGAGGGAGTATGA
- a CDS encoding DVU_1555 family C-GCAxxG-C-C protein, whose protein sequence is MNDLFFRLVKLKAKGYCCAQIIVLLALETLGKANDDLVKSVGGLCYGIIGSGEACGALSGGACLISLYAGKGGEEEMPHERHMTMLSELSEWFKGRADAQYGGTRCLDILEKFPNQGICGQIVAETYGKCMEILASHGFDQAGGPRG, encoded by the coding sequence ATGAACGATTTGTTCTTTCGATTGGTAAAGCTGAAGGCCAAAGGGTACTGCTGTGCCCAGATCATCGTGCTCCTGGCCCTGGAGACCCTGGGCAAGGCCAACGACGACCTGGTGAAGTCGGTGGGGGGGCTCTGCTATGGCATCATCGGGAGCGGCGAGGCCTGCGGAGCCCTGTCGGGCGGGGCGTGCCTCATTTCGCTCTACGCGGGCAAGGGGGGCGAGGAAGAGATGCCCCACGAGCGGCACATGACGATGCTGAGCGAGCTTTCGGAGTGGTTCAAGGGGAGAGCCGACGCCCAGTACGGCGGGACGCGATGCCTCGACATCCTGGAAAAATTCCCCAACCAGGGGATCTGCGGCCAGATTGTGGCGGAAACCTACGGGAAGTGCATGGAGATCCTCGCAAGCCACGGGTTCGACCAGGCAGGGGGCCCAAGGGGGTGA
- the trsM gene encoding DVU_1556 family methyltransferase produces the protein MKTSNVSQLTGDVMTDCSLDWSKFLCSAGPCIRPGGAVLTDRALEICGLPGGSLVVDIGCGAGGTLQHLEQTGGYRVVGLDHSETLLGESANRVGPARLVRGSAETLPFRGASFDALFCECVLSVLDDKPGALREFARVLQGGGFLILSDVLAQGERSLEAVEGGSPAVGFLVKDDLLGQLADLGFSVLLWEAHDRLLKEFVARMILAGERLPESWCVRGGSGKKRGRSGITYFLLVAQKGGGVPNAVETRMEGHA, from the coding sequence TTGAAGACAAGTAACGTATCCCAACTGACCGGTGACGTGATGACCGACTGCTCCCTTGACTGGTCGAAGTTTCTCTGCAGCGCCGGACCGTGCATCCGGCCGGGAGGCGCTGTTCTCACTGACAGGGCCCTCGAAATCTGCGGTCTCCCCGGCGGCTCGTTGGTAGTCGATATCGGCTGCGGCGCGGGGGGGACCCTTCAACATCTTGAACAGACCGGCGGTTACCGCGTGGTGGGGCTCGACCATTCGGAGACGCTCCTCGGAGAATCCGCCAACAGGGTTGGCCCTGCCCGACTCGTCCGGGGGAGTGCGGAAACTCTCCCCTTCAGGGGAGCATCCTTCGACGCCCTCTTCTGCGAGTGCGTCCTTTCCGTTCTCGATGACAAGCCGGGGGCACTCCGGGAGTTTGCGCGGGTCTTGCAGGGGGGGGGATTCCTGATCCTCAGCGACGTCCTCGCCCAAGGGGAGCGCAGCCTGGAGGCGGTGGAGGGGGGGAGCCCGGCGGTCGGATTTCTCGTGAAGGATGATCTCCTCGGCCAGCTGGCGGACCTTGGCTTTTCCGTTCTTCTGTGGGAAGCGCACGACCGGCTGCTCAAGGAATTCGTCGCCCGCATGATCCTTGCCGGCGAGCGTCTTCCGGAGTCGTGGTGTGTTCGGGGAGGGAGCGGAAAAAAGAGGGGCAGATCCGGCATCACCTATTTTCTCCTGGTTGCCCAAAAGGGGGGTGGCGTTCCCAACGCCGTCGAGACCAGAATGGAAGGTCACGCATGA
- a CDS encoding DVU_1557 family redox protein — MGDRLILAEDVQKVIHHAETTGKKLVDPATGRSLAYYRPKAVTYWVEYSRNGEGYQVHTAYSHRMVMKSSGSTREWVKSGSVSTWHCSQCQAPLEVQTVRLQYMQSIFPINLPACSQCGFILIDEELATGKVAEAEQALEDK, encoded by the coding sequence ATGGGGGACCGCCTGATTCTGGCGGAGGACGTGCAAAAGGTGATTCATCACGCCGAGACCACCGGAAAGAAGCTGGTGGACCCTGCCACCGGCCGCTCCCTTGCCTACTATCGCCCCAAAGCGGTCACCTACTGGGTGGAATACAGTCGCAATGGTGAGGGGTATCAGGTCCATACCGCCTATTCCCACAGAATGGTGATGAAGTCGAGCGGAAGCACCAGGGAGTGGGTAAAGTCCGGCAGTGTCAGCACCTGGCACTGCAGTCAATGCCAGGCGCCCCTGGAGGTCCAGACGGTCAGGCTCCAGTACATGCAGTCCATATTTCCCATCAACCTTCCAGCGTGCTCACAGTGCGGCTTCATCCTCATAGACGAGGAACTGGCGACAGGAAAGGTCGCCGAGGCGGAGCAGGCGCTTGAAGACAAGTAA
- a CDS encoding molybdopterin molybdotransferase MoeA has protein sequence MMRIDTRQIILGNVAPLGMERVELLAALGRVLAQDVTAPWDMPNYDSSAMDGFAVRSADCAVEGAILRVAGYIPAGGSVSGPVLPGCAVRIMTGAMVPRGCDAVVPLEKTVEADGRVTILAPVRQRQHIRFRGEDAATGDTLLTTGTVIQAKEIGLLASFGKAVVPVYRKARVAVLSTGDELVELGESPAAGQVINSNALYLAAAIRELGAEPIILSIARDNRESHRENIREGLKADALITSAGVSSGDRDFVRAVLAESGVRQILGKDDFRGGGPKAFGMKGDTPVFSLPGKPTSTMIVFEEIVRPALLKMMGHRQGIPLYFHETLRGAVCKKTTGPSVRSTRDSRQVRGAYGRM, from the coding sequence ATGATGCGTATTGACACTCGTCAGATCATTCTTGGCAATGTAGCGCCACTAGGGATGGAGCGGGTTGAGCTTCTGGCCGCACTCGGAAGGGTTTTGGCCCAGGATGTGACGGCGCCCTGGGATATGCCAAATTACGACAGCTCGGCCATGGATGGCTTTGCCGTGCGAAGTGCCGATTGTGCCGTGGAGGGGGCGATCCTTCGGGTCGCCGGTTATATTCCTGCGGGGGGGAGCGTATCGGGTCCCGTCTTGCCGGGGTGTGCCGTTCGTATCATGACCGGGGCCATGGTTCCCCGTGGCTGCGATGCTGTGGTACCATTGGAGAAGACGGTGGAGGCCGATGGTCGGGTGACAATCCTGGCGCCGGTCCGTCAGCGGCAGCATATTCGCTTCAGGGGAGAAGATGCGGCAACCGGCGACACTCTTCTGACAACGGGCACGGTTATCCAGGCAAAGGAGATCGGCCTGCTGGCATCCTTCGGCAAGGCGGTGGTGCCTGTCTACCGCAAGGCGAGGGTGGCGGTTCTCTCCACCGGCGACGAGCTCGTCGAATTGGGCGAATCGCCGGCCGCCGGCCAGGTAATCAACAGCAATGCCCTGTACCTGGCTGCGGCCATCAGAGAGCTCGGCGCCGAGCCGATCATCCTCTCCATAGCCCGCGACAACAGGGAGAGCCACCGGGAAAATATCCGTGAGGGGCTGAAGGCCGATGCATTGATCACTTCCGCCGGCGTTTCCTCCGGCGACAGGGATTTTGTCCGGGCGGTGCTGGCCGAGTCGGGGGTCCGCCAGATACTGGGGAAGGATGACTTCAGGGGAGGGGGGCCCAAAGCATTCGGCATGAAGGGCGATACGCCGGTGTTTTCCCTCCCCGGTAAACCCACGTCCACCATGATCGTGTTCGAGGAGATCGTCAGGCCGGCACTGCTGAAGATGATGGGGCATCGTCAGGGCATCCCGCTATACTTCCATGAGACGTTGCGGGGAGCGGTGTGCAAGAAGACGACTGGCCCATCGGTGAGAAGCACGAGGGATTCGCGGCAGGTTCGAGGTGCGTATGGACGTATGTGA
- the oah gene encoding 6-oxocyclohex-1-ene-1-carbonyl-CoA hydratase yields MATTDAIIASTAPGNLIDHNLIDREVEGLCDGMVRYEKRPARRRDGSVVEGLYNAWIIFNNPTQYNSYTTDMVKATILAFRRASVDREVNAVVFTGVGDKAFCTGGNTKEYAEYYAGNPQEYRQYMRLFNDMVSAILGCDRPVICRVNGMRIGGGQEIGMACDFSIAQDLANFGQAGPKHGSAAIGGATDFLPLMIGCEQAMVSGTLCEPFSAHKAARLGIIADVVPALKAGGKFVANPTVVTDRMLDEYGRVVHGEFKSGAAFKEGQAQIKEGEIDLTLLDLKVEELCAKLLDTFPECMTKSLEELRKPKLQAWNLNKENSRAWLALNMMNEARTGFRAFNEGTRETGREIDFVKLRQGLAKGTPWTEELIESLMPAAK; encoded by the coding sequence ATGGCTACAACAGATGCGATAATCGCCAGCACCGCACCGGGGAACCTGATCGATCACAACCTGATCGACCGTGAGGTGGAGGGCCTCTGTGACGGCATGGTCCGCTACGAGAAACGTCCTGCCAGGCGCCGTGACGGTTCAGTGGTGGAGGGGCTCTATAACGCCTGGATCATTTTCAACAATCCCACGCAGTACAACTCCTACACCACCGACATGGTCAAGGCCACCATCCTCGCGTTCCGACGGGCCTCCGTCGATCGCGAGGTGAATGCCGTGGTATTCACCGGCGTCGGCGACAAGGCGTTCTGTACCGGCGGCAACACCAAGGAGTACGCCGAGTACTACGCCGGCAACCCCCAGGAATACCGGCAGTACATGCGCCTTTTCAACGACATGGTCTCCGCCATCCTCGGCTGCGACCGCCCGGTCATCTGCCGCGTGAACGGCATGCGGATCGGCGGTGGCCAGGAAATCGGCATGGCCTGCGATTTCAGTATCGCCCAGGACCTGGCCAACTTCGGCCAGGCAGGCCCCAAGCACGGCTCGGCCGCCATCGGCGGGGCAACCGACTTCCTGCCGCTCATGATCGGCTGCGAGCAGGCCATGGTCTCCGGCACTCTCTGCGAGCCCTTCTCGGCCCACAAGGCAGCCCGGCTCGGCATCATCGCCGACGTGGTTCCGGCCCTCAAGGCGGGGGGTAAATTCGTTGCCAACCCCACCGTCGTCACCGACCGGATGCTCGACGAATACGGACGGGTCGTCCATGGCGAGTTCAAGAGCGGCGCCGCCTTCAAGGAAGGGCAGGCCCAGATCAAGGAAGGGGAGATCGACCTCACTCTGCTGGATCTGAAGGTGGAAGAGCTCTGCGCCAAGCTCCTTGACACCTTCCCCGAGTGCATGACCAAGAGCCTGGAAGAGCTGCGCAAGCCGAAGCTCCAGGCGTGGAACCTCAACAAGGAGAACTCCCGTGCCTGGCTGGCCCTCAATATGATGAACGAGGCCCGCACCGGCTTCAGGGCCTTCAACGAAGGAACCAGGGAGACCGGCCGCGAGATCGACTTTGTGAAGCTGCGCCAGGGGCTGGCCAAGGGAACGCCCTGGACCGAGGAGCTGATCGAGAGTCTGATGCCGGCGGCAAAATAG
- a CDS encoding molybdopterin molybdotransferase MoeA translates to MSIFNGLIGDAQRVILQQVNILEEVEVPLLQGLGMVISNDMHASWDMPVADNSAMDGYAFSHETLQENCLKVTGFLPAGKERAVPVAPGEAIKIMTGAPVPPGCDTVVPIEDVEHVDEGIRLKSGVKPGSHIRRRGEDVRCGERVVAAGTMLRPQEIGMLASLGRTMLPVYRAPQVAIIATGDELVEAGSTPIAATKINSNSFSIAAQVVETGASPVVLGIARDDKDSTRAKILAGLQSDVIMTTGGVSVGEKDYVKEVIQELGGEILFWKVNMKPGKPFAFAMLNGKPVFALPGNPVAAMVAFVMFVRPALLKMMGHLHIRKPVVKATVTEPYRNKGDRPHLVMSRLSEINGEYLAEIAADQSSASLAIMVRANGIIELAPGETISPETPVDVTPLNRSFDM, encoded by the coding sequence ATGTCGATTTTCAACGGCCTGATAGGCGACGCGCAACGTGTGATTCTGCAACAGGTGAACATCCTTGAAGAAGTGGAGGTTCCTCTGTTGCAGGGTTTGGGGATGGTCATCAGCAATGATATGCATGCCTCGTGGGATATGCCCGTCGCCGATAATTCGGCAATGGACGGGTATGCCTTTTCCCATGAGACATTGCAGGAGAACTGTCTGAAGGTCACGGGATTTCTCCCGGCCGGCAAGGAACGGGCAGTCCCCGTGGCCCCGGGTGAAGCAATCAAGATCATGACCGGCGCGCCCGTTCCGCCTGGATGCGACACCGTCGTGCCCATCGAGGATGTCGAGCATGTGGATGAAGGGATCAGGCTGAAAAGCGGCGTCAAGCCTGGTTCCCACATCAGGAGGAGAGGTGAGGACGTGCGGTGTGGCGAGCGTGTTGTTGCGGCCGGCACTATGCTCAGGCCACAGGAAATCGGGATGCTGGCTTCCCTGGGAAGGACCATGCTCCCGGTCTATCGCGCTCCTCAGGTCGCGATAATCGCCACCGGAGATGAACTTGTCGAGGCAGGCTCGACGCCGATCGCAGCCACGAAGATCAACAGCAACAGTTTCAGCATTGCCGCGCAGGTTGTGGAAACGGGTGCATCTCCCGTAGTGCTGGGCATCGCCAGGGATGACAAGGATTCCACCCGTGCGAAGATTCTCGCCGGTCTCCAGTCCGATGTGATCATGACCACAGGCGGCGTGTCGGTTGGTGAAAAGGATTATGTCAAAGAGGTGATTCAGGAGCTTGGAGGGGAGATACTGTTCTGGAAGGTCAATATGAAGCCCGGCAAGCCATTTGCCTTTGCCATGTTGAACGGCAAGCCGGTATTCGCGCTCCCCGGCAATCCGGTGGCTGCCATGGTGGCATTCGTGATGTTCGTTCGACCCGCGCTGCTGAAAATGATGGGGCATCTGCATATCCGGAAGCCGGTGGTCAAGGCGACCGTGACGGAACCGTACCGAAACAAGGGTGATCGTCCCCATCTGGTGATGTCCCGGCTCAGTGAAATTAATGGCGAGTATCTGGCTGAAATCGCCGCGGATCAGAGCTCAGCCAGCCTTGCAATCATGGTGCGGGCCAATGGGATCATCGAGCTTGCTCCGGGCGAAACCATCTCTCCAGAAACTCCGGTAGACGTCACGCCTTTAAACAGATCGTTTGATATGTGA
- a CDS encoding IS5 family transposase gives MRGFDSNTEALFTYVTPESFVPKDHPLRAIRKMADEALAGMDKLFDSMYATTGRSSIPPEKLLKAQLLMILYSIRSNRQLVEQIHYNFLFRWFLGMGLDEKVWDHSSFTKNSERLIGSEVAAEFLSRVLAQAERKRLLSREHFTVDGTLIEAWASIKSFKPKDGPPSAGGGGRNDTVDFKGQKLTNETHGSTTDPDARLYRKGKNKEAKLCYQGHTLMENRSGLIIRTKVTTATGSGERDAAKTMVQQLPRTTRRITLGGDKGYDTEPFVRELRRLKITPHVAQNTTNRRSAIDGRTTNHPNYTISQKIRKRIEEGFGWMKTVGRLRKTMYRGIEKIAMQLDLHAAAYNLVRMKNLGLGVT, from the coding sequence ATGCGCGGTTTTGACAGCAATACAGAAGCACTCTTTACCTACGTAACACCTGAATCCTTTGTCCCGAAGGACCACCCGTTGCGGGCCATCCGTAAGATGGCCGACGAAGCGCTGGCAGGGATGGACAAGCTCTTTGATAGCATGTACGCCACAACCGGCCGCTCCTCAATCCCGCCGGAGAAGCTGCTCAAGGCCCAACTGCTGATGATCCTCTACTCCATCCGCAGCAACCGGCAGCTGGTGGAGCAGATCCATTACAACTTCCTGTTCCGCTGGTTTCTCGGCATGGGCCTGGACGAGAAAGTCTGGGACCATTCCAGCTTTACCAAGAACAGCGAACGATTGATTGGCTCCGAGGTCGCCGCCGAGTTTCTTTCCCGCGTTCTGGCCCAGGCAGAACGTAAGCGTCTCTTGTCTCGTGAGCACTTCACCGTTGACGGTACTCTCATCGAAGCCTGGGCCTCCATCAAGAGCTTCAAGCCCAAGGATGGACCTCCTTCAGCAGGTGGTGGCGGCAGGAACGATACCGTGGATTTCAAAGGGCAGAAACTTACCAACGAAACCCATGGTTCCACCACTGACCCTGATGCCAGGCTCTACCGCAAGGGGAAGAACAAGGAAGCCAAGCTCTGCTACCAGGGACATACCCTGATGGAGAATCGCAGTGGCCTCATCATCAGGACCAAGGTGACAACGGCAACCGGTTCCGGGGAACGCGACGCAGCTAAGACCATGGTGCAGCAATTGCCAAGGACGACTCGGCGCATCACTCTTGGCGGGGACAAAGGCTACGACACTGAGCCCTTTGTCCGAGAGCTGCGCCGGCTCAAGATTACGCCGCACGTGGCTCAGAACACCACCAACAGGAGATCAGCCATCGACGGCAGAACAACCAATCATCCGAACTACACCATCAGCCAGAAGATCAGAAAACGAATCGAAGAAGGCTTTGGCTGGATGAAGACCGTGGGCAGATTACGCAAGACGATGTACCGGGGAATCGAGAAGATCGCCATGCAACTTGACCTGCACGCTGCGGCCTACAACCTGGTTCGGATGAAAAACCTGGGGCTCGGTGTCACCTGA
- a CDS encoding GNAT family N-acetyltransferase gives MSNQLSIRNAKPGDLNGIIALDTVTSKAEKADYWREIFDRFVTSGKSDRVFLVAEAKGKIVGFIAGEVRAWEFGSPPCGWVFAIAVSPNAREGGIGRRMFDEISARLKEAGVTTVRTMVDRDNKLTLSFFRSMGLRTGRYIELEKSLD, from the coding sequence ATGAGCAATCAATTATCAATCCGCAATGCAAAGCCAGGCGATCTCAACGGTATAATCGCATTGGACACCGTCACTTCGAAGGCAGAAAAGGCTGATTACTGGCGGGAAATTTTCGACCGTTTTGTGACCAGCGGCAAAAGCGATCGGGTCTTCCTTGTGGCTGAAGCGAAGGGGAAGATTGTCGGATTCATTGCCGGCGAGGTTCGTGCCTGGGAGTTCGGCTCGCCACCCTGCGGGTGGGTGTTTGCCATCGCCGTTTCGCCGAATGCCCGGGAGGGGGGGATCGGCCGGCGCATGTTCGACGAAATTTCCGCCCGCCTGAAGGAGGCTGGTGTCACGACAGTGCGCACCATGGTCGACCGCGATAACAAATTGACCTTGTCGTTCTTTCGCAGCATGGGCTTACGGACAGGCAGGTATATCGAGCTGGAAAAATCGCTCGACTAA
- a CDS encoding RrF2 family transcriptional regulator, which yields MRLNKASLFALFAVLELASDPERQLSTGEIASKYDVSPHHLAKIMRDLVHEGLVQAVRGVGGGYRFSGNVQRTTLLDVIQMFENLESELDVPNASKSDVPILEELKSISSEINELTKAVLDTITLETALKGARQRM from the coding sequence ATGAGACTCAATAAAGCCAGCCTGTTTGCCTTGTTTGCCGTACTCGAACTGGCCAGCGACCCGGAGCGGCAGTTGTCGACCGGGGAGATCGCATCCAAATACGACGTTTCTCCCCACCATCTCGCAAAAATCATGCGCGACCTGGTTCACGAAGGACTGGTACAGGCGGTGCGCGGCGTCGGCGGTGGGTACCGGTTTTCGGGAAACGTCCAGCGGACGACGCTTCTGGACGTCATCCAGATGTTCGAAAATCTGGAATCCGAGCTCGATGTCCCCAACGCAAGCAAGAGTGATGTTCCCATTCTGGAGGAACTGAAGAGCATCTCCAGCGAGATCAATGAGCTCACCAAGGCGGTTCTGGACACGATCACCCTGGAAACTGCCCTGAAAGGGGCGCGTCAGCGAATGTAA